From the genome of Hathewaya histolytica, one region includes:
- a CDS encoding DUF4317 domain-containing protein, which yields MRKKDILELKKRLKKDYCTFTKMCGCYVNGEKHTILKFRETFLNLDEDEYFKYLEIAKKVLSGTIGNNILELNFPTNEDLINERQISLMQLKNSQLKDDALLDDFYELIINNYDYSGNFLILIFHDAYDVITKTKDNARIDESEEVYEYVLCAICPVSLSDPGLRYFEEENKIKARIRDWVVDPPTNGFVFPAFIDRSSNVNSIMYYTKNAKDTHPELMENALGCYSKQTATVQKETFQSIIKDSFSTDENKADKTFMEIQENLNNMIDEYNSMYDDTDCEPISLTNKDIQNLLIESGVAEEITTKIEKSYVENFGDDLPLAENLIDSKALKANEQRKKEKHLLKQVEVLQTRLEQIKQENAIDDKTQLPTETNDDNVVLGESEETNLEATSETVLEENLETSSNEVPHTISEDNEINPNYDVILQVKPKKIPQIKSQIIDGQKCIIIPIDEDEQTTVNGLDDFI from the coding sequence ATGAGAAAAAAAGATATACTTGAGTTAAAAAAACGTCTAAAGAAAGATTATTGCACCTTCACTAAAATGTGTGGTTGCTATGTTAATGGAGAAAAACATACTATTTTAAAATTTAGAGAAACCTTTCTAAATTTGGATGAAGATGAATACTTTAAATACTTAGAAATCGCTAAAAAAGTACTGTCCGGAACTATTGGAAATAATATTTTAGAACTTAACTTTCCAACTAATGAAGATCTTATAAATGAAAGGCAAATCTCTCTTATGCAGCTTAAAAACAGCCAATTAAAAGATGATGCTCTTCTTGATGATTTCTATGAATTGATTATAAATAATTATGATTATAGTGGTAACTTTTTAATACTTATTTTTCATGATGCTTATGATGTTATTACTAAAACCAAGGATAATGCAAGAATAGATGAATCTGAAGAAGTGTATGAATATGTGCTATGTGCAATATGCCCTGTTTCTCTTTCAGATCCTGGTCTTAGATACTTTGAAGAAGAAAATAAAATTAAAGCCCGTATTAGAGACTGGGTAGTTGATCCCCCAACTAATGGATTTGTGTTTCCTGCTTTTATTGATCGTAGTTCAAATGTTAATTCTATTATGTATTACACAAAAAATGCAAAGGATACTCATCCTGAGTTAATGGAAAATGCTTTAGGTTGTTATTCAAAACAAACTGCTACTGTGCAAAAAGAAACATTCCAATCAATTATTAAGGATTCCTTTAGTACTGATGAAAATAAGGCTGATAAAACCTTTATGGAAATACAAGAAAACCTAAATAATATGATAGATGAATACAACTCTATGTATGATGATACGGATTGTGAACCTATAAGCTTAACAAATAAGGATATACAAAATCTTTTAATAGAAAGTGGAGTGGCTGAAGAAATTACTACTAAGATTGAAAAATCCTATGTAGAAAACTTTGGCGATGACCTTCCTTTAGCAGAAAATCTAATTGATTCAAAGGCACTTAAAGCAAATGAGCAAAGAAAAAAGGAAAAACACCTTCTGAAACAAGTAGAAGTACTTCAAACTAGGCTTGAGCAAATTAAACAAGAGAATGCTATAGATGATAAAACCCAGTTGCCTACAGAAACTAATGATGACAATGTGGTTTTAGGAGAGTCTGAAGAGACTAACTTAGAAGCAACTTCAGAAACTGTTCTAGAAGAAAATTTAGAAACCAGCTCGAATGAAGTTCCACATACAATCTCAGAGGATAATGAGATTAATCCTAACTATGACGTTATACTTCAAGTAAAACCTAAAAAAATACCCCAAATAAAATCTCAAATAATTGATGGGCAAAAATGTATAATTATTCCTATTGATGAGGATGAACAAACTACAGTTAATGGCTTAGATGATTTTATTTAA
- a CDS encoding FusB/FusC family EF-G-binding protein, which yields MKAFIDKYKYNYIKKCLHDLNSTFKTCVDTNVIEASKSYIQNKILNLFTNLSEEEKKLLDISKITDPLHIDKYFADLNEYVYGIPKITNSQINKLFRKEKNLKLPELSVENPKKVYLSWIDESTRKLFLIYNMNGKFVGMVGRIQNYNSGNTNMCAICNRIGRHNEIAFISVMCKTPNAREGTYKSIGFNICLNSKKCNERITSIEKLETILKDVNNIK from the coding sequence ATGAAAGCTTTTATAGATAAATATAAATATAATTATATAAAGAAGTGTTTACATGATTTAAATAGTACTTTCAAAACTTGTGTAGATACTAATGTTATTGAAGCAAGTAAATCATATATACAAAATAAAATACTAAATCTTTTTACAAACTTATCTGAGGAAGAAAAAAAGCTACTTGATATTAGTAAAATAACTGATCCCTTACACATTGATAAGTACTTCGCCGACTTGAATGAATATGTATATGGTATACCTAAAATTACAAACTCACAAATCAATAAATTGTTCAGAAAAGAAAAAAATTTAAAATTACCAGAGCTAAGTGTAGAAAACCCAAAGAAGGTATACCTAAGTTGGATTGATGAATCCACTAGAAAATTGTTTCTTATCTATAATATGAATGGTAAATTTGTAGGTATGGTAGGAAGAATTCAAAATTATAATTCAGGCAATACTAATATGTGTGCAATTTGTAATCGTATAGGTCGACACAATGAAATAGCATTTATTTCAGTTATGTGTAAAACTCCAAATGCAAGAGAAGGTACTTATAAATCTATAGGCTTCAATATATGCTTAAATAGTAAGAAATGTAATGAGCGAATTACATCTATTGAAAAACTTGAGACAATTTTAAAGGATGTTAATAATATAAAGTAA
- a CDS encoding LytTR family DNA-binding domain-containing protein, with translation MKIKILLDKLINREDLVIKTHPDNSEFVENLKDYLERDSKITVINAKNNRKIKVDIHSILVFQSEGNMCCLKMKTGELYLINKRLKELESLGYRHFIKINNQTIINMNEIQEFSGATNARLEVIMSDKTSYFVNRHYVKLIKERLL, from the coding sequence ATGAAAATAAAAATTTTATTAGATAAACTTATAAATAGGGAAGATTTAGTAATTAAAACACATCCAGATAATAGTGAATTTGTGGAAAACTTAAAAGATTACTTAGAAAGGGATTCTAAAATAACAGTTATCAATGCTAAAAATAACAGAAAAATTAAAGTAGATATTCATTCAATATTAGTTTTTCAATCAGAAGGCAATATGTGTTGTTTAAAAATGAAAACAGGTGAACTTTACCTTATAAATAAACGATTAAAGGAATTGGAATCATTAGGATACAGACATTTTATAAAAATAAATAATCAAACTATTATAAATATGAATGAAATCCAGGAGTTTTCTGGAGCAACAAATGCAAGGTTAGAAGTGATAATGAGTGATAAAACATCTTATTTTGTAAATAGGCATTATGTAAAACTAATTAAGGAGAGATTATTATGA
- a CDS encoding ATP-binding protein produces MTDRKWGKYVIEQVISNAIKYSFLGEKVRFYTEENNNEVTLCIQDFGVGIKKEELSRVFEAFFTGSNGRKEEKSTGIGLYMGKSICDNLNNKIEINSELSKGTTVIITYLKQK; encoded by the coding sequence TTGACAGATAGAAAATGGGGTAAATATGTTATTGAACAAGTTATAAGTAATGCAATAAAGTATTCATTTTTAGGAGAAAAGGTACGCTTTTATACAGAAGAGAATAATAATGAGGTTACACTTTGTATACAGGATTTTGGTGTAGGAATAAAGAAAGAAGAGCTTTCTAGAGTTTTTGAAGCTTTTTTTACAGGAAGCAATGGAAGAAAAGAAGAAAAATCCACAGGCATAGGTCTTTATATGGGAAAAAGTATTTGTGATAATTTAAATAATAAAATAGAGATAAATTCAGAGCTTTCAAAAGGTACAACTGTTATTATAACTTACTTAAAACAAAAATAA
- a CDS encoding ATP-binding cassette domain-containing protein, producing the protein MKVLECRKVVKVYDAFKSAQSVKALKDISFKVEDGEFLGIMGPSGSGKTTLLNILAGIDKATSGEVFLGGKNILTMKKDDMAIFRRDNIGFIFQEDRNKEQRKPER; encoded by the coding sequence ATGAAGGTTTTAGAATGTAGAAAGGTAGTAAAGGTTTATGACGCATTTAAAAGTGCACAATCAGTAAAAGCACTTAAGGACATATCTTTTAAGGTAGAGGACGGAGAATTTTTAGGAATTATGGGACCCAGTGGAAGTGGAAAAACAACCTTGCTAAATATTTTGGCTGGAATTGATAAGGCCACTTCAGGTGAAGTTTTTTTGGGTGGCAAAAATATTCTAACCATGAAAAAAGATGATATGGCTATTTTTAGGAGAGACAATATTGGCTTTATATTTCAGGAGGACAGAAACAAAGAACAGCGGAAGCCAGAGCGTTAA
- a CDS encoding response regulator transcription factor: MGKRILLIEDDVNLIKYIEQYLNAYDYLVETIEDFNDIEKKIFEEKSDLILLDINLPRLDGFYFLKLIRKKLNIPVIIVSSRSEEAEQIRGIDLGADDYITKPFSMGILLAKINAVLRRTSSIKENVIEVNTVKLYCEGMELRTENKSMSLSKNEYKLLKIFLD; this comes from the coding sequence ATGGGGAAAAGAATTTTACTTATAGAAGATGATGTTAATTTAATAAAATATATAGAGCAATACTTAAATGCTTATGATTATTTAGTTGAAACAATTGAAGACTTCAATGATATTGAGAAGAAAATATTTGAGGAAAAAAGTGATTTAATACTTTTGGATATAAATCTTCCAAGGCTTGATGGCTTTTATTTTTTGAAATTAATTAGAAAAAAGTTAAACATACCTGTTATTATAGTTTCTTCAAGAAGTGAAGAAGCAGAACAAATTAGAGGTATAGATCTAGGTGCCGATGATTATATAACAAAGCCTTTCAGCATGGGAATACTTTTAGCAAAAATAAATGCGGTATTAAGAAGGACAAGTAGTATTAAAGAAAATGTTATTGAAGTTAACACTGTAAAGCTTTATTGTGAGGGCATGGAGTTAAGAACTGAAAATAAAAGTATGTCATTATCAAAGAATGAGTACAAGCTTCTTAAAATATTCTTAGATTAG
- a CDS encoding sodium-dependent transporter yields the protein MKKRESWGSRFGFIMSAVGFSVGLGSIWRFPYLTSVHGGGAFVFVYVIICILIGIPLFTMEMSLGRKTQLNAVQGMRSLTKKGSPWVLFGWLGVLSAFVILCYYIQITGWTLGYLIKMISGQLRGLSPEGYIKAFSDFTSNTFAVSIYTIICIIIVGIISSKGLEKGIEKACKIMMPALFCILIVLSIRSLTLPGAMEGLKWYLKVDFSKIDGNVLLAALGQCFFAVGIASGGTFIYGSYLKKDSDIPTDASIIVGAVTMTPVISGVVMFPAIFSMGLKPNGGSSTLFVTMSNLFSNMPAGNLFGALFFLLVLFAAISSVIGYLEPIVMIVTELMNVNRKKAVWSCLAVIFIVGFPTILAYGPLANIKIAGKNLFDFADYLSGNILMPLGALILSLYTLFVWKFKKYQEETNIGAVKVRVFYWWAPLVKFTIPVAIIIIFITGLF from the coding sequence ATGAAAAAAAGAGAAAGTTGGGGAAGTAGATTTGGATTTATAATGTCAGCTGTTGGATTTTCAGTAGGCTTAGGTAGTATATGGAGATTCCCTTATTTAACAAGTGTACATGGTGGGGGTGCATTTGTATTTGTATATGTAATAATTTGTATATTAATAGGAATTCCGCTTTTTACCATGGAAATGAGTTTAGGAAGAAAAACACAATTAAATGCAGTTCAGGGAATGAGATCTTTAACTAAAAAGGGTAGTCCTTGGGTTCTATTTGGATGGCTTGGTGTATTATCAGCTTTTGTTATTTTGTGTTACTATATTCAGATAACAGGATGGACACTAGGATATTTAATAAAGATGATTTCTGGTCAATTGCGAGGATTATCGCCAGAAGGATATATAAAAGCTTTTAGTGATTTTACCTCTAATACATTTGCAGTAAGTATCTATACTATAATATGCATTATAATTGTAGGAATTATTTCTTCTAAAGGGTTAGAGAAAGGTATTGAAAAGGCATGTAAAATAATGATGCCAGCTCTATTTTGTATATTAATAGTATTATCAATAAGATCCTTAACGCTTCCAGGTGCTATGGAAGGATTAAAATGGTATCTAAAGGTGGATTTTTCAAAAATAGATGGTAATGTATTATTAGCAGCTTTGGGACAGTGCTTTTTTGCAGTTGGTATAGCTAGTGGAGGCACATTTATATATGGAAGTTATCTTAAAAAAGATAGTGACATACCAACGGATGCTTCAATAATAGTTGGGGCCGTTACAATGACACCTGTAATATCTGGTGTAGTTATGTTTCCAGCTATATTCTCAATGGGATTAAAACCTAATGGTGGGTCTAGTACATTATTTGTAACCATGTCAAATTTATTTTCTAATATGCCAGCTGGTAACTTATTTGGAGCTTTATTTTTCTTATTAGTTTTATTTGCGGCCATTTCTTCAGTTATAGGATATTTAGAACCCATAGTAATGATTGTAACAGAATTAATGAATGTTAATAGGAAAAAAGCCGTATGGTCATGTTTAGCAGTAATATTTATAGTAGGTTTTCCTACTATATTAGCTTATGGACCATTAGCAAATATAAAAATAGCAGGAAAAAACTTATTTGACTTTGCCGACTATCTTTCAGGTAATATATTAATGCCTTTAGGAGCTTTAATATTATCTTTATATACTTTGTTCGTATGGAAATTTAAAAAGTATCAGGAAGAAACTAATATAGGTGCGGTTAAAGTAAGGGTTTTTTACTGGTGGGCTCCTCTTGTTAAATTTACTATTCCAGTAGCTATAATCATCATATTTATAACAGGGTTATTTTAA
- a CDS encoding ABC transporter permease, producing MDFSSMIIKNIKHNIKNYMAYFLGNSIIQCILFMFFTLVFSPKFMENKKFLGLKQYLIAIVIFMIAFSAAFIIFTTVSFTKYRGREFGVYFTIGLTSKEIIKILCYENIIISLASFLFASLAGSTFSKLFHMAIGKILKINNIAIPLSLKSYGAVLLISFLIFLFTTMYQMIFLNRYSVINILKSKSKKDIGSTSTILGVIGIIIFIGSFVIIKMMTDRKINSRGSIFSVVPVVGIIVSGYLLIGFSMTVVVKVMKKFKKAYNNNILFINSISHRFISYRIVLYVVTLMVSGGMIFISFAYSMYKSTEKQIDIQYPYDMSFIVDKSSIKNTNIKDFVAKNLGDIKNYTEVEGLNIPNIRVNDGACLWRRPNMLVISEGSYKALGNNELNLEKGEILYCHVEKTGSFYDGGFMLDLSKKVMNNHAISLDEYKTQRNTDEYIYVPKEKKKERVVSVVNCSYNQEYFRGDVVVVKTEDYKIMKQKLGDEAITYDVLMNLKKEKEYDELYKKLETTFGKSTLDSLSIKELILDNSIESNGFLLFICSFLGMMFLVGSAATLYFKIITSIEEDRERSKQLMKIGLCRREINALIKKELGAVFLVPPIIALICIGQYLSAIYDVVNDGEYMWKNSLFVFGVYAIIQIIFYLITANRYTKQITS from the coding sequence GTGGATTTTTCTTCAATGATTATAAAAAATATTAAGCATAATATTAAAAATTATATGGCATATTTTCTTGGCAATAGTATAATTCAGTGCATATTATTTATGTTTTTTACTTTAGTTTTTAGTCCTAAGTTTATGGAGAACAAAAAATTCCTAGGTTTAAAGCAATATTTAATTGCTATAGTAATTTTTATGATAGCTTTTTCAGCAGCATTTATAATCTTTACCACAGTTTCATTTACAAAATACAGAGGGAGAGAATTTGGGGTATATTTTACTATAGGATTAACTTCAAAGGAAATAATAAAAATACTTTGCTATGAAAATATTATAATTTCTTTAGCATCATTTTTATTTGCATCTCTCGCAGGAAGTACATTTTCAAAACTCTTTCACATGGCTATAGGAAAAATACTGAAGATTAATAACATAGCCATTCCTTTAAGTCTTAAATCTTATGGAGCAGTATTATTAATATCATTTCTAATATTTCTATTTACTACAATGTATCAGATGATATTTCTAAACAGATATTCAGTTATAAATATATTAAAGTCAAAGTCAAAGAAAGATATAGGAAGTACAAGCACTATTCTAGGAGTAATAGGAATAATAATTTTTATAGGCTCTTTTGTCATTATTAAGATGATGACTGACAGGAAAATAAATAGCAGAGGGAGCATATTCTCTGTAGTTCCTGTAGTGGGTATAATAGTATCAGGTTACTTATTGATAGGTTTTTCAATGACGGTAGTAGTAAAGGTTATGAAAAAATTTAAGAAAGCCTACAATAATAATATTTTGTTTATTAATTCTATTTCACACAGATTTATATCGTATAGAATAGTTTTATATGTGGTTACTTTAATGGTTTCTGGAGGAATGATATTTATTTCTTTTGCTTACAGCATGTATAAATCAACCGAAAAGCAAATAGATATACAATATCCGTATGATATGAGTTTTATAGTTGATAAAAGTAGCATTAAAAATACAAATATTAAAGATTTTGTTGCTAAGAATTTAGGAGATATAAAAAACTACACTGAAGTAGAAGGACTAAATATTCCTAATATCAGAGTAAATGATGGCGCTTGCTTATGGCGTAGACCTAATATGCTGGTTATAAGTGAAGGTAGCTATAAAGCTTTAGGGAATAATGAGTTAAATTTAGAAAAAGGAGAAATCCTTTATTGCCATGTAGAAAAGACAGGCAGCTTTTATGATGGAGGCTTTATGCTGGATTTATCAAAAAAGGTAATGAATAATCATGCTATTTCTCTAGATGAATATAAAACGCAGCGTAATACTGATGAGTACATATATGTACCTAAAGAGAAGAAGAAGGAAAGAGTGGTTTCTGTGGTGAATTGTTCCTACAATCAGGAGTATTTCAGAGGAGATGTTGTGGTTGTTAAGACTGAGGATTATAAAATCATGAAGCAAAAGCTTGGGGATGAAGCCATTACTTATGATGTGCTTATGAATTTGAAAAAAGAGAAAGAATATGATGAATTATATAAAAAGTTAGAAACTACTTTTGGGAAGAGTACCCTTGATTCCTTAAGTATTAAGGAATTAATATTAGATAATAGTATAGAATCCAATGGTTTTCTGTTATTTATCTGCAGTTTTTTAGGAATGATGTTTTTAGTGGGAAGTGCAGCAACTTTATACTTTAAAATAATAACGTCTATTGAAGAGGATAGAGAAAGAAGTAAGCAATTAATGAAAATTGGTTTATGCAGAAGGGAAATTAACGCTTTGATTAAGAAAGAATTAGGCGCAGTGTTCCTTGTGCCTCCAATTATAGCTTTAATATGTATAGGACAGTATCTATCAGCTATTTATGATGTGGTAAATGATGGGGAGTATATGTGGAAAAATAGTTTGTTTGTTTTTGGAGTGTATGCTATTATTCAAATTATATTTTATTTGATAACCGCAAATAGATATACAAAACAAATTACATCATAA
- a CDS encoding glycine/sarcosine/betaine reductase component B subunit, producing the protein MKLEHRRINIKDIQFGTNTVVKNGVLFVNKEELICTLKEDSRIKDIDVDIARPGEKVRIIPVKDVIEPRVKIEGDGNGFPGVSTKIAQLGEGKVNILYGAAIVTIGDIVGFQEGVIDMWGEGAKWTPFSTTYNLVVDITPVEGLDPHIHEATVRMAGLKAAELIGEAGRNVEPDEVLTYEMESMPEENSKCSELPKVLYVEMLISQGLLHDGYIYGVNSQQILPTLLHPNEELDGAVISGNCVAACDKITTYQHQNNSVILDLYAKHGKELNFLGVILDPEVTTLEGKFRTCDYTAKLCKMLGADGVIISEEGYGNPDSDLLMICKRLEDSGIKTVLITDECSGRDGMSQSLADTTKEAIAVVSGGNVSHVVTLPPADKVLGNAEAIATLAGGWDGALKEDGSLMCELNAVIGATSEIGYHYCTSRLY; encoded by the coding sequence GTGAAATTAGAGCATAGAAGAATTAATATTAAGGATATACAGTTTGGTACAAATACAGTTGTAAAAAATGGTGTATTATTTGTAAATAAAGAAGAGCTAATTTGTACGCTTAAGGAAGATTCAAGAATTAAAGATATAGATGTAGATATTGCAAGACCAGGAGAAAAGGTAAGAATTATCCCCGTTAAGGATGTTATTGAACCAAGAGTGAAAATTGAGGGAGACGGTAATGGTTTCCCAGGTGTATCAACTAAGATAGCACAATTAGGTGAAGGTAAAGTCAATATATTATATGGCGCAGCTATAGTTACTATAGGTGATATTGTAGGATTTCAAGAGGGCGTAATTGATATGTGGGGAGAAGGAGCTAAGTGGACACCATTTTCTACGACATATAATTTGGTAGTTGATATAACTCCAGTTGAAGGATTAGATCCACATATTCATGAAGCAACTGTTAGGATGGCAGGACTTAAAGCTGCTGAACTTATTGGAGAAGCTGGAAGAAATGTTGAGCCAGATGAAGTTTTAACTTATGAGATGGAGAGTATGCCTGAAGAAAATTCAAAATGTTCAGAATTGCCTAAGGTTTTATATGTAGAGATGTTAATTTCTCAAGGATTACTACATGATGGATATATATATGGTGTAAATAGTCAACAAATATTACCAACTTTATTACATCCAAATGAAGAATTAGATGGAGCAGTAATAAGCGGTAACTGTGTAGCTGCATGTGATAAGATAACAACTTATCAGCATCAAAATAATTCAGTTATTTTAGATTTATATGCAAAACATGGCAAAGAGTTAAATTTCTTAGGTGTGATACTAGATCCAGAGGTTACTACTTTAGAAGGAAAGTTTAGAACATGTGATTACACAGCTAAGTTATGTAAAATGCTTGGTGCTGATGGTGTGATTATATCAGAGGAGGGATATGGAAATCCTGATTCAGACTTATTAATGATTTGCAAGAGATTAGAAGATTCAGGAATAAAAACAGTTTTAATAACAGATGAATGTTCAGGTAGAGATGGAATGTCACAGTCATTGGCAGATACAACTAAAGAGGCAATAGCTGTTGTTTCAGGCGGAAATGTCAGTCATGTAGTTACACTACCACCTGCAGATAAGGTTTTAGGAAATGCTGAAGCTATAGCTACTTTAGCAGGAGGATGGGATGGAGCACTAAAAGAAGATGGAAGTCTTATGTGTGAACTAAATGCGGTAATAGGTGCAACATCAGAAATAGGATATCATTATTGCACATCAAGGTTATATTAA
- a CDS encoding DUF6143 family protein: MFSRIIPPNSKLVVDGGQIILGSEQSIIVYIGGFSPVTFDNIRFAFGWWEEKVLDCHNHSY, from the coding sequence ATCTTTAGTAGAATAATTCCTCCAAACTCAAAATTAGTAGTTGATGGTGGTCAAATTATCCTTGGATCTGAACAATCTATTATTGTTTATATTGGGGGTTTTTCACCTGTTACCTTTGATAATATAAGATTTGCTTTTGGATGGTGGGAGGAAAAAGTCCTCGACTGCCATAATCATTCTTATTAG
- a CDS encoding glycine/betaine/sarcosine/D-proline family reductase selenoprotein B yields MGNKFKVLYYVNQFFGQIGGEDKADIEPQFVEGKVGPALGFDSLLKGEGEVTNTIICGDNYFNENKDEALKTISKMIKKASPDIVVTGPAFNAGRYGMACGEITKFIVEELNIPAVTGMYIENPGLDTCKDKVIVVSVADSAAGMRNALSIMAKVVKKLVKGGELGLPEEEGYIPQGRRKTILVNKRGSERAVDMLLCRLQNKEFKTELPMPIFDVVEPANSIKDMSKATIALVTTGGIVPNGNPDRIQSASAQKWGKYDISKYNSLTEGGYCTIHGGYDPVYANENPDRIAPLDMLRKFEKEGYIGKVHEYFYTTTGTGTSVGNSVNFGKEIGALLKDAKVDGVILTSTUGTCTRCGATILKEIERYGIPIVHMATITTISQSVGANRIVPTIAIPHPVGDPKLSSKDELHLKYTLVKKAIDSLGTPVSGVTQFE; encoded by the coding sequence ATGGGAAATAAGTTTAAAGTATTATATTATGTAAATCAATTTTTTGGACAAATAGGTGGTGAAGATAAAGCAGATATAGAACCACAATTTGTAGAGGGAAAAGTAGGACCAGCTCTTGGATTTGATAGTTTACTTAAAGGTGAGGGAGAAGTAACTAATACTATAATTTGTGGAGATAACTATTTTAATGAAAATAAAGATGAAGCATTAAAAACAATATCTAAAATGATTAAAAAAGCATCTCCAGATATAGTAGTTACAGGACCTGCTTTTAATGCAGGCAGATATGGTATGGCATGTGGTGAAATTACAAAGTTTATTGTAGAAGAACTTAATATTCCAGCAGTTACAGGAATGTATATTGAAAATCCAGGATTAGATACTTGTAAAGATAAAGTTATAGTTGTTAGTGTTGCAGATTCAGCAGCAGGTATGCGTAATGCTTTATCTATTATGGCAAAGGTAGTGAAGAAGCTAGTTAAAGGAGGAGAATTAGGGTTACCAGAAGAGGAAGGATATATTCCACAAGGAAGGAGAAAAACAATTCTTGTAAATAAAAGAGGTTCTGAAAGAGCTGTGGATATGTTATTGTGTCGTTTGCAAAATAAAGAATTTAAAACAGAACTTCCAATGCCTATTTTTGATGTAGTAGAACCTGCAAATTCTATTAAAGATATGAGTAAAGCTACTATAGCATTAGTTACAACTGGAGGTATAGTTCCAAATGGGAATCCAGATAGAATACAATCTGCAAGTGCACAAAAATGGGGGAAATATGATATAAGTAAGTATAATAGTCTTACTGAAGGTGGATATTGTACTATTCATGGTGGATATGATCCTGTATACGCAAATGAAAATCCTGATAGGATAGCTCCACTTGATATGTTAAGAAAGTTTGAAAAGGAAGGCTATATAGGAAAGGTTCATGAATATTTTTATACTACAACAGGTACAGGAACATCAGTTGGAAATTCTGTTAATTTTGGTAAGGAGATAGGAGCTTTATTAAAGGACGCTAAGGTAGATGGAGTTATATTAACATCTACATGAGGAACTTGTACACGTTGCGGTGCAACGATATTAAAAGAAATAGAAAGGTATGGAATACCAATAGTTCATATGGCCACAATTACTACTATTTCTCAATCTGTAGGAGCTAATAGAATAGTTCCTACTATAGCAATTCCTCATCCAGTAGGAGACCCTAAACTTTCATCCAAGGATGAATTACATTTAAAATATACACTTGTTAAAAAAGCTATAGACTCTTTAGGAACTCCAGTTTCAGGTGTAACTCAGTTTGAATAA
- a CDS encoding PadR family transcriptional regulator, which yields MGDKSQFFRGTLEGCILKIINDNEVYGYEIAEKLKGFGLDEVSEGTIYPLLLRLEKNGLVSSEKKESAFGPKRKYYKLTILGKKELKEFFKTWQELKNSVDRIFEDYGGDIYE from the coding sequence GTGGGAGATAAATCTCAATTTTTTAGAGGAACATTAGAAGGATGCATTCTTAAGATTATTAATGACAATGAGGTTTATGGCTATGAGATTGCTGAAAAGCTAAAAGGGTTCGGATTAGATGAGGTTAGTGAAGGCACTATTTATCCATTGTTACTACGTCTTGAGAAAAACGGATTAGTTAGCTCGGAAAAGAAAGAATCAGCATTTGGACCTAAAAGGAAGTATTACAAACTGACTATTTTAGGAAAGAAGGAATTAAAAGAGTTTTTTAAAACTTGGCAAGAACTTAAAAATAGTGTTGATAGAATATTTGAGGATTATGGAGGCGATATTTATGAGTAG
- a CDS encoding GrdX family protein produces MKYLIVTNNPIVKEKNSNVYFVEGSMEELLIKVRDLVHKDFELVTHPLGASLRMIFSPYRSVILKKNQGSSNYFHIELIENSIEKYRNHMEVRNEDKKNAKDYALIDSTLLESAFSEINDNVFF; encoded by the coding sequence TTGAAATATTTAATTGTAACCAATAATCCAATAGTTAAAGAAAAAAATAGTAATGTGTATTTTGTAGAAGGATCAATGGAAGAGTTATTAATTAAAGTAAGAGATTTAGTCCATAAGGATTTTGAATTAGTTACACATCCTTTGGGAGCAAGTCTGCGAATGATATTTTCACCATATCGTTCAGTAATACTTAAAAAAAATCAAGGTAGTTCAAATTATTTTCATATAGAACTTATTGAAAATAGTATTGAAAAATATAGAAATCATATGGAGGTGAGAAATGAAGATAAAAAAAATGCTAAAGATTATGCATTAATCGATTCTACACTTTTGGAATCTGCTTTTAGTGAAATAAATGATAATGTGTTTTTTTAA